A window of Equus caballus isolate H_3958 breed thoroughbred chromosome 10, TB-T2T, whole genome shotgun sequence contains these coding sequences:
- the APOE gene encoding apolipoprotein E, which yields MKALWAALVVTLLAGCQADVEPDAEVQLGNEWAGGQASQPWEQALSRFWDYLRWVQTLSDQVQEELLSPQVTQELTVLMEDTMKEVKAYKAELEEQLGPMAQDTQARLSKELQAAQARLGADMEDVRGRLAQYRSEVQAMVGQSTDELLGRLSSHLRKLRKRLLRDAEDLQKRLAVYRAGVQEGAERSVNTLRERLGPLVAQAATARSLVSRPLQERAEAWGERLRGRLEKVGAGAGDRLDEVREQVQEVRAKVEEQAAQMRLQAEAFHARLKSWFEPLVQDMQQKWAELVEKVQSAVGTGPTTEPREKH from the exons ATGAAGGCTCTGTGGGCGGCGTTGGTGGTCACGCTCCTGGCAG GATGCCAGGCCGACGTGGAGCCGGACGCCGAGGTGCAGCTGGGGAACGAGTGGGCCGGGGGCCAggccagccagccctgggagcAGGCCCTCAGCCGCTTCTGGGATTACCTGCGCTGGGTGCAGACGCTGTCTGACCAGgtgcaggaggagctgctgagcCCCCAGGTCACCCAGGAACTGAC GGTGCTGATGGAGGACACCATGAAGGAGGTTAAGGCCTACAAGGCGGAGCTAGAGGAGCAGCTGGGCCCCATGGCCCAGGACACTCAGGCCCGGCTATCCAAggagctgcaggcggcccaggcgcgcctgggggcggacatggagGACGTGCGCGGCCGCCTGGCGCAGTACCGCAGCGAGGTGCAGGCCATGGTGGGCCAGAGCACAGACGAGCTGCTGGGCCGCCTCAGCTCCCACCTGCGCAAGCTACGCAAGCGGCTGCTCCGGGACGCCGAGGACCTGCAGAAGCGCCTGGCCGTGTACCGCGCCGGCGTCCAGGAGGGTGCCGAGCGCAGCGTGAACACCCTCCGCGAGCGCCTGGGGCCGCTGGTGGCGCAGGCGGCCACCGCGCGCTCCCTGGTCAGCAGGCCGCTGCAGGAGCGCGCCGAGGCCTGGGGCGAGCGGCTGCGCGGGCGGCTGGAGAAGGTGGGCGCCGGGGCGGGGGACCGGCTGGACGAGGTGCGGGAGCAGGTGCAGGAGGTGCGGGCCAAGGTGGAGGAGCAGGCCGCCCAGATGCGCCTGCAGGCCGAGGCCTTCCACGCCCGCCTCAAGAGCTGGTTTGAGCCCCTGGTGCAGGACATGCAGCAGAAGTGGGCGGAGCTGGTGGAGAAGGTGCAGTCGGCTGTGGGCACCGGCCCCACCACCGAGCCGAGGGAGAAGCACTGA
- the LOC138915723 gene encoding apolipoprotein C-I-like isoform X1, whose protein sequence is MERAPSPAMRLALSLPVLLVALWMVCEGRALAQADLQPDGVVDIIWREVKKVGKHLGEEIVKHIIDDINKKNGASATWKMASNTMKDIPDTVDRVPSPHKEAAPLTPQP, encoded by the exons ATGGAAAG AGCCCCCTCACCAGCCATGAGGCTTGCTCTGTCGCTCCCGGTCCTGTTGGTGGCTCTGTGGATGGTGTGTGAAG GCCGAGCCCTGGCCCAGGCGGACCTACAGCCGGACGGCGTTGTCGACATCATCTGGAGGGAGGTGAAGAAGGTTGGAAAGCACCTGGGGGAGGAGATCGTGAAACACATCATCGACGACATCAACAAGAAGAACGGAGCTTCAGCGACCTG GAAAATGGCATCAAATACAATGAAAGATATTCCAGATACAGTAGATCGTGTTCCCTCTCCGCACAAGGAGGCTGCCCCTCTTACCCCCCAACCCTAG
- the LOC138915723 gene encoding apolipoprotein C-I-like isoform X2, which produces MRLALSLPVLLVALWMVCEGRALAQADLQPDGVVDIIWREVKKVGKHLGEEIVKHIIDDINKKNGASATWKMASNTMKDIPDTVDRVPSPHKEAAPLTPQP; this is translated from the exons ATGAGGCTTGCTCTGTCGCTCCCGGTCCTGTTGGTGGCTCTGTGGATGGTGTGTGAAG GCCGAGCCCTGGCCCAGGCGGACCTACAGCCGGACGGCGTTGTCGACATCATCTGGAGGGAGGTGAAGAAGGTTGGAAAGCACCTGGGGGAGGAGATCGTGAAACACATCATCGACGACATCAACAAGAAGAACGGAGCTTCAGCGACCTG GAAAATGGCATCAAATACAATGAAAGATATTCCAGATACAGTAGATCGTGTTCCCTCTCCGCACAAGGAGGCTGCCCCTCTTACCCCCCAACCCTAG